The DNA sequence AGAACTCTGGAGCACCATTGATGCTTTTTCCCATTCCGAACTTTCATGCGGTGCGTACAAACTTCAAAAATTGGGACGAAGTGATTTTGAACCAACACCGCCAAAGGATGACGAGAAATCTGGAATCAAAAGATCGAGTCGCCTAACCCGAAAAATGTGGAGCTTAGTTGGATGTATGACCATTTCGGACATTTCTCCTCCATTGTATTGCACGAAAACATCATATGTATTACTAATGGACCGCCTAGGAACCGGACCGACCCGagtcggtccggttcccatccCTACGAAATGGGAACCGATTCTTCCGATCTGATTCCCGATTCCAGGGAGGGACCAAatcggatcgggaaccgatcacccctaataaaTACTGTGCATAatttgctaaaaaataaaaacttttacACGGGTTGTATGCGGACCAAGAAATACTTAACATCATCTCAATTGCTTAATCTTTGTTAACGGATACTCGCTACACTGATAAAGCATTATCGACTAATAAAAGCATTAACAATGCGCAAATAGAAATGAATCCATAATTTACATCAAAGAAATCATCTTGTTTGCAAAGTAGCAAATTTTTTCTTCCCATTCACATAGACAAAAGGGACTCACTTACCAGCAAAATGAAGCATATGCCTCTTGGCCCGTTGTCTACAAGCAGGTCGAAAAAACAGGAGAGTATCATTCAACACCCTACAACATGTTCCTGATGCCGATAAATATTTAGACAAGATCATGCCATGTTCACGGATGAACAATCGATTTGAGGGCCGGCATCGAACTATTAGAACTTGGAAAGGCTGTTGGGACGGGGAGGGTCACGTCGAGAACGCGAATTGCGAATTGCGGCGAAAAACCATCGGGAAAAACATTGAATGACAATGGCACTTCTTCAGACCTTTCCACCAAGTACAGATACTGCAACAGATTGAGGCTTAAAATGACATAACTTCGACACAATAACAACATCGAAAAAGCATATTTGTAACGAATTGAATCGACGCGACACTGAGGAACCATTCTCAGAAGATGGAATTTAGCCGTAATCATCTGGTGACCAAGACCATGTATGGTAAGAGAACATATGAGAGAGTCCATCATTTACAGTAATCAAACCTAGTCATTCATCGCCCGTCGGCCGAAGTGAAGGACTCAGCAAACCCAGCGGGCTTAGTGGGGATGCTCCCCAAGCTGTCCCCGAGAGTTCCGATGCTCGACCCTTTGCTTTCCGCTTCCTGCCATACCTTCAACAACTCGGGAAGTGGCACATTGTAATCGATTCCAGAAGAGTCCTCCAGCTCGTCGCTCATCGGCTTCCACCGGTCGACTAGCGGGACCAGCACGTTGACCACGTGGCTCATGTCGGGCCGATGGTGAGGCTCTCTGGCAGTGCAGTGTCCGGCAAGTTCGGCCACTATGGAGATGCTCTCGAGAGCTTCTTCGGTTTCCTTAGCTGCAGGGTCAAGGGCAGCTACGAACTTCTCTTTGCTCGATCTGATTCGCCAGAACCACTCCGCCAGATACCTGCTTTCCTCCGAGCGCTCCTCGTCCAGTGCTGTAAGTCCCGTCAGAAGCTCCATTAGTACCACACCGTAGCTGTAGACATCGACTTTTGTTGTGACCTTTCCCATAACTGAAACCAAAAAGAAGTTAAGAGTAAGCTCGGCTGTAAACAGTGTGCACCCATTACATGATTTTAcatcaatcacattgattaACTTTGTAGCCAAGATTGTCATGAAATGATTTCACATAAATTCAAGTGAACACCTTTCTCTGAGGCTATGTAAACAAGAATGAGAGATTCAAGTGATAGCTCCCTACCAGCATATTCAGGTGCAAGATACCCGAAAGTCCCAGCGAGCTGCGTCGCAAAAGACCTCTCTCCATCGGGAGCGAGTTTAACCAATCCGAAATCCGAGACCTTCGCTCGGAGGTCATCGCCTACAAGAATATTTGAAGACTTCAGGTCTCTGTGTATGAACGTGTGCTGGGCCAGGCTGTGCAGATACTCTATCCCTCGGGCCACATCCAAAGCGATTATAAATCTATTCCTCCATGTAAGAGGCTCCAATTGGTTTGCCTTCCACTGAAAAAGATGCCGACTAAGAGCTCCCTGCGGCATGTACTCGTACACCAGAAGCCTCTCGCTTCCTTCGGTAGAGTAACCCAAAAGAGACACCAAATGCCGATGCCGAAGTTTAGATAGCACGGCGATCTCGGATCGGAACTCGTCCAATGCTTTACTGCAGATTATATTTGATTCCATCCTCTTGACAGCAATTTTGGTCCCATCACATAGCTCTCCCTTATAAACTGTACCGAAGCCACCTCGTCCAAGTTCATTTTCAGGCGCAAAATTCTTCGTCACCTTGCGCAGGTCTTGGACAGATATGCAGAGATTTCCAACCTCGATTGAACGTGAATTTTCCGTTCCGTTACTGAGTGTGCTCAAGGAGCTGGTCCCGGAATGAGTGAACAAACTTGTCTTGGTATTGTTAGAAAATTTAATCTTGACTTTAGTCACTGGACCTGAAGTGTCTCTAGGAGGAATGACAGTGGAACTCGGAGCCTCGGATACACCTTTCCTTCTCTTGCGGAAACAGATGTAGAGAATAATCATGAGGAGGACAAACGGGAGGATTAGAGTAGGAACCAACAAAAGGACATTGTATCTTTTGGTTCTTTTGGGTCGAGACTGTGGTCGACTAGAGTTTGACCCGGCAACTGTGGAAGGTGAGATTTCAGGTTTCGGTGGAGCTGGCGAGTTTTCTGGCAATGGGCTGCTACTGGAAGGCGGTGACACAGTGGACGCAGTGTTATTGCGGACCAGGAGAGGGTTTCGATCAATGATGACCTTCACGCTACCGTGGAACATGGGCAATGGTGGCTCAAGATTGTTCCCGCTCAAGTCCAGCAACCTCAAAGACTTCAACTCAGTATAGTTTCCAGGGACTCCGCCATGTATGTTGTTGTCTCCGAGCCTAATTTCGAGCAACGAATCTAAGTATGCGAGGGAAGCACTCAGAGTGCCGTTGAGGTTATGCCTCGGCAAGTTCAAAATGGATGCTTTCAACTTCGAATTGCAGCTTAATCCGAACCACGGCCCTTCACATGGAGTATTCCCAGACCACCGAGTAACAAGGTTCTCAGGATAATTGACACCGCCAAGAAAATCTAAGAGTGCATTAACTTCAGGGGCACATTGCATCCCAGGTTCAGGTagacaaaagaaattggaaTCGTAAGTAACATTGCGTACCTTAAATTTTGGGATCGGACCCATGAACAGATTGTTGTTCAGGTCAAGTTTCTCCAGGTCCATACGGGCCAAGCTTTCGGGAATTAGACCAACAAGTTTGTTCCTATTGAGATTGAGGTCCTTCAGAGAAGTCAGAGCTCCAATATTCTCCGGAACCATGCTGGCGAATTGGTTTCCGTGAAGCCACAACTGCGTGAGCGATGTCATGGAAGCAATCACATCTATGCCACCGCCAATTCCGCCACCATTTTGGTCGTTCAACCACAATATCTGCAGCATAGATTGACCGAAACTCCCAGGAAGCTCACCAGAAAGACTGTTATATGAAAGCTTCAGCACCGTTAGGGACGGCATCGCACCTAAAAACTCTGGCACCGGGCTGACCAAGTTGCAATTCATCAGGGAGAGATTCGTCAACTGAACGGATTTCGCCAATTCGACCGGCACAGACCATCCAGAGGTCTTATTTAAGGGGTTATAATCCAAGGCCAGCACCTGCAAACTGGTCAGGCCATCAAAAAAATCCGGGGGGATCGCCTCAAAGCCGTTGTAATCCAAATACGCGTATTGCAGCTCCGTCAATCCTCTAAAACTGGGCAATGCCCCAGACAAACTGTTCCTCTGGAGGCCTAAGTTGGAGAGCATTGAGAGCTGATTGAAACTCGGAGGCAATTTGCCTCGCAGACCCAATCCTTTGGCCTGAATTTGGGTGACTCTTTCACCAGAACAGTAGACATAAGGCCATTTGGGAGGGCCACAAGGGTCATCCCCATCAATTGGCCACTCAAGGAGCTCTGGATTCTCCAACCCTTTTCTGAAATCATTGAGTACTTTGAGGTCGCTAGGGTCAGTGACGCCACAAGCCAGTGTAATCAGGCTCAGATGCAAGGCAATGCACAGGTTTCTCCTAATGTCAACCATCTTCGCCGGCTGAAGAAAACCATCAAGAAACCAACAGAGACAGCATAACCACAATGCAACTTCCAAAAAGCACAAATGGGCTGAGACAGAACCCcccagaaagaaaaagaaacaggaaaagaaggaagaaagcgACGAAGAAGTTCCGAAGCCGGGGAAGCACCCTATGTAACAGAAAGGGGacaattttctcgggaaaatgtCTGAAAATCTGACTGTAGTAAAAGAAACCagataaaaaacaaaaacaaaacaaatgggGTTTCCAAACAGTAGCTCAAGATCAATCTTTTCGCTTTGGAAGATTTTATCCATTTCTTGACACTCGACTCCCCCAAGTCAAGGGGAAACAGTCCTCCATgactgactctctctctctctctctctctctctcgaatttCGAATTATTACTTTTTTCACGTGGAAGAATCACCACCCTTTTTTCACGTAAAGCTTTGATTAGCAGACCTGTGACCGACAGTGATGATGGGGAAGCAATCGTATGGTTTGGAAGCATGAGAGAGGACATGCTCTTCTTCTCTGGAGGGCCGAGAGTCCTAGTGGGGCACGCCTTGGAAAAAAATGTAATCTTGGGCACGAGatcaattaatttttctgagGGGTCCCGACCAAAATGTTGGATGGCAAAAGTAGCTCTGATGTCGGCTAATCAAGCGGAAGTTGGACATTCTGCGCTGATTTCGGTTGGGGGCGATACATAACACGTGGAAAATTTCATGTTTCTGCacataaaacttaaaaaagttTCCTTCTTTACAAAGCTCAGTTCATCAAGACCAGATCGAACCGAGTCGTTTCCTCCCCATTAGCACTCGTCTTGAACGGGCTAATCCATTTTTGTCGGATCGATACGTAGACGAAGGTGAGCACAAACACGATGGATTCCCGGACTTGTTAGATCCATGTCACGGCGCGAAGAAGAGTCGGCATAAACATTCGGACCAACGTGTTAATCATCGATTCCTCTGTGCAAACCCATGTATGGACTGGACACTCGCATGTGGACTCATTTAAGAGATCTTGAGTTAGCTTCTGTATGTGGTGGCCAAAGATCTGAAAATAACCCACAACGCATGATGAATTATTGTATTTCCTGTGCAGTTGTAATGTCCACTTCAGTCTTGAAACCCGACGAAGTTTGGACTAATCGCCAGGAACAAAACACCAGTCACTGTTTCAACTCCAATGCCATGTCTGGACCCGCCCCCACCAAACCACCTCAACCTAAGGCTCTGTTTCATTCGGTTATCTTTCCTAGCCTTAGCGAAAAGAAACAGTCGGCATTCACTTTCGTTAACCACCTGATAGCAGCCACCAAAAAAGTTGAACCAGAGAGGGAACGGAAACATGTCACGCTAACATCACGTTCTGCTCTAGAAAGGCTTGGCATAAAatcaacagagagagagagagagagagagagagagagagagagattcaagtGGCAACTTGCATATGCATGGGGTTAACAGCAACAGCAAGATTCATATCGGAACGCCTCTAGTAATCTAATCTGTTCCGGAATTAACAAAAGATCAAGAAGATAGCTTCTGCTATGTTTGAACAATGAAGTAACAATATAGAGTATATCTGACCAAAATCACAAAACCGACAAATGCATCGAAACGTTAAGTTCTGAGATCTTATGTCATTTCACCCTTTCACTACAATATGGATAGGCCAAAAACCAGTGATTCTACTGGAAGACAATGATCTAACAATGTTTTCTGCTGGGAGGTTGCATACACAGTGTTTTACTCACCTTTCTCAATTATATAATTCATCCTCACACTTCTGATTTTTCGCCGATTAGTTGCTTTCCTTCCCCAAGTCATTTCTTCATCACGTCGCAACCAAACGAGGAATCGAGATACTCTTGTCGATCCATTCCGTcgttaaaagaaaaacaagtacCACTAGATTATTAAGTTCCTGAAATGCTGTAATAGTACTGACAACCTAGATTCACAAATTCTaacccagaaaagaaaatctagaaATCACTACTTTCTTCATATTACCATCTTCTATCTCAAATGAAGTCCTACCAAAACAAAATATTCAAACTAGATTTGGGAACACTGTACTGAGAAAGTGAAGTTATAGTGCAACATCTCCGTATCAATGTTCCTTGAAAAAAGGTACCTTATCTACAAGGTACCTTTTGATTGAGTCAACCACCTTCACAGGAAAAGTCTCATCTTCTGGGTAATAAGCAATTGGATCAGCTAACAATGGATCTGGAAGATCAAGAATGCCTTCCAGTGTGGCGTGGAGACAATAAGCTGAGTAGGTAACATGATACCCACCTTCTTGGACAATGAGAATGCGCCCTCCACTGTGCCTATCCGTGAAGCTGCGAATTTGTCGACCAATTGCCCGATATCCATCCATTGTCAAGCATTGCCTTCCATTTGGATCGAACTATGGTGGCAAAGACAATAATCATCACGTAAAACATTCTGGTAAAACAAAGACATGTAAAAGATTATCGTATAGACAAAAGTCCTTTTGGATCTATAGCAAAATATCTCAGTTCGTGTAGCTATCCACATAAATCTT is a window from the Rhodamnia argentea isolate NSW1041297 chromosome 8, ASM2092103v1, whole genome shotgun sequence genome containing:
- the LOC115735258 gene encoding receptor protein kinase TMK1-like; amino-acid sequence: MDKIFQSEKIDLELLFGNPICFVFVFYLVSFTTVRFSDIFPRKLSPFCYIGCFPGFGTSSSLSSFFSCFFFFLGGSVSAHLCFLEVALWLCCLCWFLDGFLQPAKMVDIRRNLCIALHLSLITLACGVTDPSDLKVLNDFRKGLENPELLEWPIDGDDPCGPPKWPYVYCSGERVTQIQAKGLGLRGKLPPSFNQLSMLSNLGLQRNSLSGALPSFRGLTELQYAYLDYNGFEAIPPDFFDGLTSLQVLALDYNPLNKTSGWSVPVELAKSVQLTNLSLMNCNLVSPVPEFLGAMPSLTVLKLSYNSLSGELPGSFGQSMLQILWLNDQNGGGIGGGIDVIASMTSLTQLWLHGNQFASMVPENIGALTSLKDLNLNRNKLVGLIPESLARMDLEKLDLNNNLFMGPIPKFKVRNVTYDSNFFCLPEPGMQCAPEVNALLDFLGGVNYPENLVTRWSGNTPCEGPWFGLSCNSKLKASILNLPRHNLNGTLSASLAYLDSLLEIRLGDNNIHGGVPGNYTELKSLRLLDLSGNNLEPPLPMFHGSVKVIIDRNPLLVRNNTASTVSPPSSSSPLPENSPAPPKPEISPSTVAGSNSSRPQSRPKRTKRYNVLLLVPTLILPFVLLMIILYICFRKRRKGVSEAPSSTVIPPRDTSGPVTKVKIKFSNNTKTSLFTHSGTSSLSTLSNGTENSRSIEVGNLCISVQDLRKVTKNFAPENELGRGGFGTVYKGELCDGTKIAVKRMESNIICSKALDEFRSEIAVLSKLRHRHLVSLLGYSTEGSERLLVYEYMPQGALSRHLFQWKANQLEPLTWRNRFIIALDVARGIEYLHSLAQHTFIHRDLKSSNILVGDDLRAKVSDFGLVKLAPDGERSFATQLAGTFGYLAPEYAVMGKVTTKVDVYSYGVVLMELLTGLTALDEERSEESRYLAEWFWRIRSSKEKFVAALDPAAKETEEALESISIVAELAGHCTAREPHHRPDMSHVVNVLVPLVDRWKPMSDELEDSSGIDYNVPLPELLKVWQEAESKGSSIGTLGDSLGSIPTKPAGFAESFTSADGR